One window of the Micromonas commoda chromosome 11, complete sequence genome contains the following:
- a CDS encoding predicted protein: MPPRGGVLVKFKGERGAGAAVRREWMSLVAAAAGDRSNLLFASNDGGVTLHPNAMSGEVTPEHLEYFASLGRLAAVALYHGETLPLRLTSAFCKRLLGHEMALSDLESVDPALYRNQVVYVREHGVGGLDLTWSDTMDPTGVFHPGETRRLRKPSDWLDVDAGTARHVEDANGAASEGGESEASEVTEAEVGAYLRALVHHRVLGAVRDQTSAFAAGFGAVVPPQLRARMRGILDGSDLSLLIAGAATIDLDDWRQHAAYQDARLAFAFSTECFWRAMEEFTREERIKVLQFATGLTSPPAGGFRNLVGYLGDAVPFTLGELAAPGRDEDGALPMAHACFNVLRLPRLVEGAFGTGIEGGAKEMARRLRIAVGVGVQGFDDF; this comes from the coding sequence ATGCCCCCGAGAGGCGGGGTTCTCGTCAAGTTCAAGGGCGaacggggcgcgggcgcggcggttcggAGGGAGTGGAtgtcgctcgtcgccgcggcggctggggaCAGAAGCAACCTGCTCTTCGCGTCCAACGACGGCGGGGTCACCCTCCACCCGAACGCCATGTCCGGCGAGGTCACCCCCGAGCACCTGGAGTacttcgcgtcgctcgggcgcctcgcggcggtggcgctttACCACGGCGAGACGCTGCCGCTGCGGTTGACGAGCGCGTTTTGCAAGCGGCTGCTGGGGCACGAGATGGCGCTGAGCGATCTCGAATCCGTGGATCCCGCGCTGTATCGCAACCAGGTTGTGTACGTGCGTGAAcacggcgtcgggggttTGGACCTGACCTGGTCCGATACGATGGACCCCACGGGCGTGTTCCACCCCGGTGAGACGCGCAGGCTGCGTAAACCGAGCGATTGgctggacgtggacgcgggcaccgcgcggcACGTCGAGGATGCAAACGGAGCGGCGTCCGAAGGAGGAGAgtcggaggcgtcggaggTCACGGAGGCGGAAGTTGGCGCGTACCTCCGGGCGCTGGTGCATCACAgggtgctcggcgcggtccGGGATCAGAccagcgcgttcgccgcggggttcggcgcggtcgtcccgCCGCAGCTCAGGGCTCGCATGCGCGGCATACTCGACGGCTCGGACCTCAGCCTCCTCatcgcgggagccgcgacAATCGACTTGGACGATTGGCGCCAACACGCGGCGTACCAGGACGCGCGATTAGCCTTTGCCTTCTCAACCGAGTGCTTCTGGCGCGCCATGGAGGAGTTCACGAGGGAGGAACGGATCAAGGTGCTCCAGTTCGCGACCGGTCTgacgtcgccccccgcgggtgGCTTCCGCAACCTGGTGGGGTACCTCGGAGACGCGGTGCCGTTTACGCTGggagagctcgccgcgccgggtcgggacgaggacggggcgcTGCCCATGGCTCACGCGTGCTTCAACGTGCTCAGGCTACCGAGGCTCGTCGAGGGGGCGTTCGGGACTGGGATCGAGGGGGGCGCGAAGGAGATGGCGAGGAGGTTGAggatcgccgtcggcgtcggcgtccaggGCTTCGACGACTTCTGA